The nucleotide sequence CTCTATCACCTCTAAAGTCATCATATTGTTTGTGGAGAACACTGCATCTGTATCCGGGTGTTTCTTCATCAACTCGAGCACAGCATGCTTAACCGCATTCGGGCTCTGCTCTGCCTCGACCACTCGCAGATCATGCTCTCCATATCCGTGAGACTTCATAGCTAATCGGTAGCCCTCCACACGATCCTGCCAGGTAGTCACGCCGGGATTGGCATAATAGCATACGGCTGGCCGGCGCTTTCCGCACCGAAGCAGATGCTCCACTGCCAGGCTGGCGCCTTTCACATTGTCTACGACTACGGATTGTGCGCCGAGATCATCCACTCGCCGATTCATCACCACGAGCGGGTAGGCATCCTCCACCAGCTTGCGATAAAGGTTCGGATTTCGCATAGTCGGATTCATCACGACACCGTCCACTTGCCTCATCTGCAGTTGACGAATCGCTTGAAACTCCAGTTCCGGGTCCTCATCCGAATTGCAGATCATCAAGTTGTAACCCGATGCTCGGCAAGCATCCTCTACCCCTTCCAATACAGTGGCCCAGAACGGGTTTTTCAAATTGGACAAGAGGATGCCAATGACGTCTGTCCTTAGCGACTTCAACCCTTTCGCCAAGGCGTTCGGCCGGTAATCCAATTCTTTCATCACCTGCAAGACGCGGTTGCGGGTTTTCTCGCTCGTGTGAGCATAATTCCCGTTCAAAATGCGGGATACAGTGGTCTTGGACACGCCAGCTTTTTGCGCGACGACATCAATTGTAATTTTCAATGGCTTCACCCGGCTTCTTCCAAAATAATCCCCGTGCTTCCACACGTTTTGGGAATCGGTTTCCTAAACCGTTACACCTATTATATTCATGAATTGAAAACGCTGTCAACTTGTTGTGGAATT is from Xylanibacillus composti and encodes:
- a CDS encoding LacI family DNA-binding transcriptional regulator, which gives rise to MKPLKITIDVVAQKAGVSKTTVSRILNGNYAHTSEKTRNRVLQVMKELDYRPNALAKGLKSLRTDVIGILLSNLKNPFWATVLEGVEDACRASGYNLMICNSDEDPELEFQAIRQLQMRQVDGVVMNPTMRNPNLYRKLVEDAYPLVVMNRRVDDLGAQSVVVDNVKGASLAVEHLLRCGKRRPAVCYYANPGVTTWQDRVEGYRLAMKSHGYGEHDLRVVEAEQSPNAVKHAVLELMKKHPDTDAVFSTNNMMTLEVIEALKELGLRIPADVAVLGYDDTVWAKHMDPPLTTVRQPGYEMGKIAANLLIQSIRDGGHPAADPVVLQPELVIRRSCGWQSS